The proteins below come from a single Dermatophilaceae bacterium Soc4.6 genomic window:
- a CDS encoding thymidine phosphorylase has protein sequence MSAQPYEAFDAVDVIVTKRGRGELSDGQIDWVVDAYTRGVVADEQMSSLAMAILLNGMTRREIARWTAAMIASGERMDFSSLSRPTADKHSTGGVGDKITLPLAPLVAACGVAVPQLSGRGLGHTGGTLDKLESIPGWRAGLTNAEMMAQLDGVGAVICAAGDGLAPADKKLYALRDVTGTVEAIPLIASSIMSKKIAEGTGALVLDVKVGSGAFMKDVAMARELAETMVALGTDAGVRTVALLTNMQTPLGLTAGNALEVRESVEVLAGGGPPDVVELTLTLAREMLAAAGRAYVDPADALADGRAMDAWKAMIRAQGGDPDAALPTARETHVVLAPADGVLTRLDALQVGVAAWRLGAGRARKEDPVQAGAGVEMHAKPGATVRGGERLLTLHTDTPERFARALEALDGAFTIAPDGSRPDLLPLVIDRIS, from the coding sequence ATGAGCGCACAACCGTATGAGGCCTTCGACGCTGTCGACGTCATCGTCACCAAGCGCGGCCGGGGCGAGCTGAGCGACGGCCAGATCGACTGGGTCGTCGACGCCTACACCCGCGGGGTCGTCGCCGACGAGCAGATGTCGAGCCTGGCCATGGCCATCCTGCTCAACGGCATGACGCGGCGGGAGATCGCCCGGTGGACAGCGGCGATGATCGCGTCGGGTGAGCGGATGGACTTCTCGTCGCTGTCGCGCCCGACCGCAGACAAGCACTCGACCGGCGGCGTCGGCGACAAGATCACCCTGCCGCTGGCGCCGCTCGTGGCGGCCTGCGGCGTCGCGGTGCCGCAGCTGTCGGGTCGGGGTCTGGGCCACACCGGGGGCACGCTCGACAAGCTCGAGTCGATCCCCGGGTGGCGCGCCGGGCTCACCAACGCCGAGATGATGGCCCAGCTCGACGGTGTCGGCGCGGTGATCTGCGCGGCCGGCGACGGCCTGGCCCCGGCCGACAAGAAGCTCTACGCCCTGCGCGACGTGACCGGCACGGTCGAGGCGATCCCGCTGATCGCCAGCTCGATCATGAGCAAGAAGATCGCCGAGGGCACGGGCGCACTGGTGCTCGACGTCAAGGTGGGGTCGGGCGCCTTCATGAAGGACGTCGCGATGGCCCGTGAGCTCGCCGAGACGATGGTGGCGCTCGGCACCGATGCGGGCGTGCGCACGGTCGCGCTGCTGACCAACATGCAGACCCCCCTGGGGCTCACGGCCGGCAACGCCCTCGAGGTGCGCGAGTCGGTGGAGGTGCTCGCGGGCGGCGGCCCGCCCGACGTCGTCGAGCTGACGCTGACGCTGGCCCGCGAGATGCTCGCCGCAGCCGGTCGCGCCTACGTCGACCCGGCCGACGCACTCGCCGACGGACGGGCGATGGACGCGTGGAAGGCGATGATCCGTGCTCAGGGCGGCGACCCCGACGCGGCGCTGCCGACCGCCCGCGAGACCCACGTCGTGCTCGCCCCGGCCGACGGGGTGCTCACGCGGCTCGACGCCCTGCAGGTGGGCGTCGCGGCCTGGCGGCTCGGGGCCGGGCGGGCCCGCAAGGAGGACCCGGTGCAGGCCGGCGCAGGGGTCGAGATGCACGCCAAGCCGGGGGCGACCGTGCGCGGGGGCGAGCGGTTGCTGACGCTGCACACGGACACACCGGAGCGCTTCGCCCGCGCTCTCGAGGCCCTCGACGGCGCCTTCACCATCGCCCCCGACGGGTCGCGCCCCGACCTGCTCCCGCTCGTCATCGACCGCATCAGCTGA
- a CDS encoding adenosine deaminase, which yields MPDLTDDVLRRAPKVVLHDHLDGGVRPETVADLAGQVGWQLPVEGADALAAWFRDSADSGSLPRYLETFDQTLAVMQTREGLFRIASETVQDLAADGVVYAESRYAPEQHLMTGLTLDDVVEVVNAGFRDGEERAAAAGTPIRVMALLTAMRHAANSREIAELAVRYRDDGVAGFDIAGAEAGYPPTRHLAAFEFLRRESAHFTIHAGEAFGLKSIWEALQWCGADRLGHGVRIMDDITIEGLPFDQWLAAAVAGGVTSYDGVDLGSVYLGLLAAYVRDRRIPLEMCPSSNLQTGAAHSIGLHPITLLKRMRFRVTLNTDNRLMSGTTMTREASLLAAEAGWDLADLRWVTVNAMKSAFLPFDERLALIEDTIKPGYAALGLPA from the coding sequence ATGCCTGACCTGACCGACGACGTGCTCCGACGGGCTCCCAAGGTCGTGCTCCACGACCACCTCGACGGCGGGGTGCGGCCCGAGACGGTCGCCGACCTCGCCGGGCAGGTCGGCTGGCAGCTGCCCGTCGAGGGGGCCGACGCACTCGCGGCCTGGTTCCGCGACAGCGCCGACAGCGGCTCGCTCCCGCGCTATCTCGAGACCTTCGACCAGACCCTGGCCGTGATGCAGACCCGCGAGGGACTCTTTCGCATCGCCTCCGAGACGGTGCAGGACCTGGCGGCCGACGGAGTCGTCTACGCCGAGAGCCGCTACGCGCCCGAGCAGCACCTCATGACCGGGCTCACCCTCGACGACGTCGTCGAGGTCGTCAACGCGGGCTTCCGCGACGGTGAGGAGCGTGCGGCCGCGGCCGGGACGCCCATCCGAGTGATGGCGCTGCTGACGGCGATGCGTCACGCTGCCAACAGTCGCGAGATCGCCGAGCTCGCGGTGCGCTACCGCGACGACGGCGTCGCCGGCTTCGACATCGCCGGCGCCGAGGCGGGCTACCCTCCCACCCGCCACCTCGCGGCCTTCGAGTTCCTGCGCCGAGAGAGCGCCCACTTCACCATCCACGCGGGCGAGGCCTTCGGCCTGAAGTCGATCTGGGAGGCGCTGCAGTGGTGCGGCGCCGACCGCCTCGGCCACGGCGTACGGATCATGGACGACATCACCATCGAGGGGCTGCCGTTCGACCAGTGGCTCGCCGCGGCGGTGGCGGGCGGCGTGACGTCCTACGACGGGGTGGACCTGGGCAGCGTCTACCTCGGCCTGCTCGCCGCCTACGTGCGCGACCGACGGATCCCGCTCGAGATGTGTCCGAGCAGCAACCTGCAGACCGGCGCCGCCCACTCGATCGGCCTGCACCCCATCACGCTGCTCAAGCGGATGCGCTTCCGCGTCACCCTCAACACCGACAACCGGCTGATGAGCGGCACGACGATGACCCGCGAGGCGAGCCTGCTCGCCGCCGAGGCCGGCTGGGACCTCGCCGACCTGCGTTGGGTCACGGTCAACGCGATGAAGTCGGCCTTCCTGCCCTTCGACGAGCGCCTCGCGCTCATCGAGGACACCATCAAGCCGGGGTATGCCGCGTTGGGCCTGCCGGCCTGA
- a CDS encoding ABC transporter permease, which produces MKRLDWRRAGLGLAAPVLAIVVAFVVTTAILLLAQDPVGAVWGQLLKVPLPRQIVSVVNAATVYYISAVAVAIGFRMNLFNIGVDGQYRVASFAAAVFAGQGWLPGWLNIAVALLVAMASGAIWAGIAGLLKVGRGVSEVIATIMLNAIATYLVSFLLGKTAVKVQGSNATNTKALPADSRVPGISVDGLLATPSQVYGLIVLAVVVGLAYWFVLEKTRFGFDLRATGRSETAAVASGVNVKRMVLTSMMLSGAVAGLVGMPLLFGQDYLYGDTVQSGLGFAGIAIALLGRNNPVGIAFAALLWGYLDQQSNGLQIAAGVSDRLVLVIQGVIVLSVVIAYELVRRAGIRMEQRRVARELAAGDGLAPATQGVPA; this is translated from the coding sequence ATGAAGCGCCTCGACTGGCGTCGGGCGGGCCTCGGGCTCGCGGCCCCCGTGCTCGCCATCGTCGTCGCCTTCGTCGTGACGACCGCGATCCTCCTGCTGGCGCAGGACCCCGTCGGGGCGGTCTGGGGACAGCTGCTCAAGGTGCCGCTGCCGCGCCAGATCGTATCTGTCGTCAACGCCGCGACGGTCTACTACATCTCGGCCGTGGCGGTGGCCATCGGCTTCCGGATGAACCTGTTCAACATCGGGGTCGACGGGCAGTATCGCGTGGCGTCCTTCGCTGCCGCCGTCTTCGCGGGCCAGGGCTGGCTGCCCGGCTGGCTGAACATCGCCGTCGCGCTGCTCGTCGCGATGGCGTCGGGCGCCATCTGGGCCGGCATCGCGGGGCTGCTCAAGGTCGGCCGTGGGGTCTCCGAGGTGATCGCGACGATCATGCTCAACGCCATCGCCACCTACCTCGTCTCCTTCCTGCTCGGCAAGACCGCGGTGAAGGTCCAGGGCAGCAACGCCACGAACACCAAGGCCCTTCCTGCGGACTCGCGGGTGCCGGGGATCTCGGTGGACGGGCTGCTCGCGACGCCGAGCCAGGTCTACGGGCTCATCGTGCTCGCGGTCGTCGTCGGCCTCGCCTACTGGTTCGTGCTCGAGAAGACCCGCTTCGGCTTCGACCTGCGTGCCACCGGGCGGTCGGAGACGGCGGCCGTGGCCAGCGGGGTCAACGTCAAGAGGATGGTGCTGACCTCGATGATGCTCTCCGGAGCGGTGGCGGGGCTGGTCGGGATGCCGCTGCTGTTCGGGCAGGACTACCTCTACGGCGACACGGTGCAGTCGGGGCTGGGCTTCGCCGGCATCGCCATCGCGCTCCTCGGCCGCAACAACCCGGTCGGCATCGCCTTCGCTGCCCTCCTGTGGGGTTACCTCGACCAGCAGAGCAACGGGCTGCAGATCGCGGCGGGGGTCTCCGACCGTCTCGTGCTCGTCATCCAGGGGGTCATCGTGCTGTCGGTCGTCATCGCCTACGAGCTGGTGCGGCGGGCGGGCATCCGGATGGAGCAGCGACGCGTTGCCCGCGAGCTGGCCGCCGGTGACGGCCTCGCCCCCGCCACCCAAGGAGTCCCGGCATGA
- a CDS encoding ABC transporter ATP-binding protein, whose product MLTPKSPAVELTGITKRFPGVVANKDIEMSVARGTVHAIVGENGAGKSTLMKILYGVQQPDEGTIAVDGTVLTLRSPTDAIRAGIGMVFQHFMLADNLTVLENVVLGAEKRHGIGDAARAEISRISASYGLGVDPDGLVADLGVGHRQRIEILKVLYRGAHILILDEPTAVLVPQEVDELFGNLAALKAEGLTVIFISHKLDEVLKVADEITVIRRGTTVRTVDPATVNARQLAELMVGSELPSPSTEESTVTDRVVLLLEHVCLAGALGNRALLDDISLTIHAGEVLGIAGVEGNGQAELVEVVMGMRDASSGTVCLEGTDITHWAVREIREAGVGYIPEDRQRHGMLLEAPLWENVMLGHQTQKPALGAGGVLVDVKAVQRETDEIVRDYDVRTPSIYVSGESLSGGNQQKLIIGREMRQHPRVLLAAHPTRGVDVGAQAAIWGHIKQARRDGLAVLLISADLDELIGLSDTVRVMLRGALSGDFDPDTVTREELGAAMTGAAGVDAPADQPSTGKDLG is encoded by the coding sequence GTGTTGACGCCCAAGTCGCCTGCCGTCGAGCTCACCGGGATCACCAAGCGCTTTCCCGGCGTGGTCGCCAACAAAGACATCGAGATGTCGGTCGCGCGAGGCACGGTGCACGCCATCGTCGGTGAGAACGGCGCGGGCAAGTCGACCCTGATGAAGATCCTCTACGGCGTGCAGCAGCCCGACGAGGGCACCATCGCCGTGGACGGCACGGTGCTCACCCTGCGCAGCCCCACCGACGCCATCAGGGCCGGCATCGGGATGGTCTTCCAGCACTTCATGCTGGCCGACAACCTCACGGTGCTCGAGAACGTCGTGCTCGGGGCCGAGAAGCGGCACGGCATCGGTGACGCAGCGCGCGCGGAGATCTCGCGGATCAGCGCGTCGTACGGGCTGGGGGTGGACCCCGACGGGCTGGTCGCCGACCTCGGCGTCGGCCATCGTCAGCGCATCGAGATCCTCAAGGTGCTCTATCGCGGCGCGCACATCCTCATCCTCGACGAGCCGACGGCGGTGCTCGTGCCGCAGGAGGTGGACGAGCTCTTCGGCAACCTCGCCGCCCTCAAGGCCGAGGGCCTGACCGTCATCTTCATCTCGCACAAGCTCGACGAGGTGCTCAAGGTCGCCGACGAGATCACGGTGATCCGCCGTGGCACGACCGTGCGCACCGTCGACCCGGCCACCGTCAACGCCCGTCAGCTGGCCGAGCTCATGGTCGGCTCCGAGCTGCCGTCGCCGAGCACCGAGGAGTCGACGGTCACCGACCGGGTCGTGCTGTTGCTCGAGCACGTCTGCCTCGCAGGGGCCCTCGGCAACCGGGCCCTCCTCGACGACATCAGCCTGACCATCCACGCCGGCGAGGTGCTCGGCATCGCCGGGGTCGAGGGCAACGGCCAGGCCGAGCTGGTCGAGGTCGTCATGGGGATGCGCGACGCCTCCTCGGGCACGGTCTGCCTCGAGGGCACCGACATCACCCACTGGGCCGTGCGCGAGATTCGCGAGGCCGGCGTGGGCTACATCCCCGAGGACCGGCAGCGTCACGGCATGCTGCTCGAGGCGCCGCTGTGGGAGAACGTCATGCTCGGTCACCAGACGCAGAAGCCCGCCCTCGGCGCCGGGGGAGTCCTCGTCGACGTCAAGGCGGTCCAGCGCGAGACCGACGAGATCGTGCGCGACTACGACGTGCGCACCCCGTCGATCTACGTCTCCGGCGAGTCGCTCTCGGGCGGCAACCAGCAGAAGCTGATCATCGGGCGCGAGATGCGCCAGCACCCTCGCGTGCTGCTCGCGGCCCACCCCACGCGCGGGGTCGACGTGGGCGCGCAGGCCGCGATCTGGGGTCACATCAAGCAGGCCCGGCGCGACGGGCTGGCCGTGCTGCTGATCTCGGCCGACCTCGACGAGCTGATCGGCCTTTCCGACACGGTCCGGGTGATGCTGCGGGGGGCGCTCAGCGGCGACTTCGACCCCGACACCGTGACCCGTGAAGAGCTCGGGGCCGCCATGACCGGTGCCGCCGGCGTCGACGCCCCGGCCGACCAGCCCAGCACCGGCAAGGACCTCGGATGA
- a CDS encoding amidohydrolase, which translates to MPPADDLETALLALRRDLHVHPELSRQETRTTRLVAEHLEAARIPVRLLPGTGLTADIGPADAAYRVALRADLDALPLTEATGLPWTSQVAGVCHACGHDVHTAAVLGAGLLLAAQADELAGRGLAVRLVFQPAEEVIPGGAHDVMAAGALEGVDRILAVHCDPTIDVGEVGLKVGAVTAAADAVEVTLTGRGGHTSRPHLTQDLTYALGKVVTDVPAALSRRLDPRAGAALVWGAVHAGGAANVIPSTGTAVGTLRMLDAQVWTGVGPLLEEIVHAVVAPYGVTARVRHTPGVPPVVNDVGAIEALRAGVLAAGAAETHTAQSLGGEDFAWYLGSVPGAMARLGTRAPGGPTYDLHQGDIVVDERAVMLGARLLAGAVLAGR; encoded by the coding sequence ATGCCGCCCGCTGACGACCTCGAGACCGCCCTGCTGGCGCTGCGACGCGACCTGCACGTGCACCCCGAGCTCTCGCGGCAGGAGACCCGCACCACCCGGCTCGTCGCGGAGCACCTCGAGGCGGCGCGGATCCCCGTGCGCCTCCTGCCCGGCACCGGACTGACCGCCGACATCGGGCCGGCCGACGCGGCGTACCGGGTGGCGCTGCGGGCCGACCTCGACGCGCTGCCGCTGACGGAGGCAACCGGCCTGCCCTGGACCTCGCAGGTGGCCGGCGTCTGCCACGCCTGCGGTCACGACGTGCACACGGCCGCGGTGCTCGGCGCGGGGCTGCTGCTGGCGGCGCAGGCCGACGAGCTCGCCGGCCGGGGGCTCGCGGTGCGTCTGGTCTTCCAGCCCGCCGAGGAGGTCATCCCCGGCGGGGCCCACGACGTGATGGCCGCGGGCGCGCTCGAGGGGGTCGACCGCATCCTCGCCGTGCACTGCGACCCCACCATCGACGTCGGCGAGGTCGGCCTCAAGGTCGGCGCGGTCACCGCCGCCGCCGACGCCGTCGAGGTCACGCTCACCGGGCGCGGTGGTCACACCTCGCGTCCCCACCTGACCCAGGACCTGACGTATGCGCTGGGCAAGGTCGTCACCGACGTGCCGGCCGCGCTGTCGCGCAGGCTCGACCCGCGCGCCGGTGCGGCCCTCGTCTGGGGGGCGGTGCACGCCGGCGGTGCGGCCAACGTCATCCCCTCGACGGGCACCGCCGTCGGCACCCTGCGGATGCTCGACGCGCAGGTCTGGACCGGGGTCGGGCCGCTGCTGGAGGAGATCGTGCACGCCGTGGTCGCGCCGTACGGCGTCACGGCTCGGGTGAGGCACACGCCCGGAGTGCCGCCCGTGGTCAACGACGTGGGTGCCATCGAGGCCCTGCGGGCCGGCGTGCTCGCGGCCGGTGCAGCCGAGACGCACACCGCGCAGTCGCTGGGCGGGGAGGACTTCGCGTGGTATCTGGGGTCGGTGCCCGGGGCGATGGCCCGGCTCGGCACCCGCGCTCCGGGGGGCCCGACCTACGACCTGCACCAGGGGGACATCGTCGTGGACGAGCGGGCGGTGATGCTCGGCGCGAGGCTGCTCGCCGGGGCGGTGCTGGCGGGGCGCTGA
- a CDS encoding cytidine deaminase has protein sequence MTSHPEHAFGIVPDVDWESLRQQAIEAMGHAYAPYSDFPVGVAGLVDDGRVVVGCNVENAAYGVALCAECGMVSQLHVGGGGRLVAVACVGRDGEPLMACGRCRQLLWEHGGPTCLVLTPEGVLPMSDLLPQAFGSHDLDAARRDDA, from the coding sequence ATGACGTCGCACCCGGAGCACGCCTTCGGCATCGTGCCCGACGTCGACTGGGAGTCGTTGCGGCAGCAGGCGATCGAGGCCATGGGTCATGCCTACGCCCCCTACTCCGACTTCCCCGTGGGGGTCGCCGGGCTGGTCGACGACGGTCGGGTGGTCGTCGGGTGCAACGTGGAGAACGCGGCCTACGGCGTGGCGCTGTGCGCCGAGTGCGGCATGGTCTCGCAGCTGCACGTCGGGGGCGGCGGACGGCTCGTGGCCGTCGCCTGCGTCGGCCGTGACGGCGAGCCGCTGATGGCCTGCGGCCGGTGCCGCCAGCTGCTCTGGGAGCACGGTGGGCCCACGTGCCTGGTGCTCACCCCCGAGGGGGTCCTGCCGATGAGCGACCTGCTGCCGCAAGCCTTCGGCTCGCACGACCTCGACGCGGCGCGGCGCGACGACGCCTGA
- a CDS encoding pseudouridine-5'-phosphate glycosidase — translation MTSPLPATLTPEVADALAAGRAVVALESTILAHGLPRGDNLRVGSEIEDAVRGAGAVPATVAVVDGRVHIGLDEAALDRICGDDDVLKLSVRDVGVAVAMGLTGATTVASTAALAHRAGIRVFATGGLGGVHRGAAETFDVSADLGVLASTPVLVVCAGVKSILDVAGTLETLETMSVPVLGFRTHQFPGFYLADSGHTVPWRVESAHEAAAVAHARSLLATDSAGVVLAQPLPVDRQVDRVLHDRLVTEGLALLASEGVTGKDVTPRLLEFFHDHSGGESLRANIELVLANAGLAGEVAVELAAMS, via the coding sequence ATGACGAGCCCCCTGCCCGCCACCCTCACCCCCGAGGTCGCCGACGCCCTCGCCGCAGGGCGAGCGGTGGTCGCCCTCGAGAGCACGATCCTCGCCCACGGCCTGCCCCGAGGCGACAACCTGCGGGTGGGCAGTGAGATCGAGGACGCCGTACGCGGTGCCGGTGCGGTGCCCGCGACCGTCGCCGTCGTCGACGGCCGGGTGCACATCGGCCTCGACGAGGCGGCGCTCGACCGGATCTGCGGGGACGACGACGTGCTCAAGCTCAGCGTGCGCGACGTCGGGGTGGCGGTGGCGATGGGGCTGACCGGCGCCACCACCGTCGCGTCGACCGCCGCCCTCGCGCACCGGGCGGGGATCCGGGTCTTCGCGACCGGTGGCCTGGGGGGTGTGCACCGGGGCGCCGCCGAGACCTTCGACGTCTCGGCCGACCTGGGCGTGCTCGCCTCGACACCGGTGCTCGTGGTCTGCGCTGGTGTGAAGTCGATCCTCGACGTCGCCGGCACCCTCGAGACGCTGGAGACGATGTCGGTGCCAGTGCTGGGCTTTCGCACTCATCAATTCCCAGGATTCTATCTGGCCGACTCGGGCCACACCGTTCCGTGGCGGGTGGAGTCCGCCCATGAGGCGGCCGCGGTCGCCCATGCCCGCAGCCTGCTCGCGACCGACTCCGCGGGGGTCGTGCTGGCGCAGCCGCTGCCCGTCGACCGGCAGGTCGACCGGGTGCTGCACGACCGACTCGTCACCGAGGGCCTGGCGCTGCTCGCGAGCGAGGGGGTGACCGGCAAGGACGTCACCCCACGGCTGCTCGAGTTCTTCCACGACCACTCGGGAGGCGAGAGCCTGCGGGCCAACATCGAGCTGGTGCTGGCCAACGCGGGCCTGGCCGGCGAGGTGGCGGTCGAGCTGGCGGCGATGTCGTGA
- a CDS encoding BMP family ABC transporter substrate-binding protein, translated as MGLTACGSSTSTGTGSASGTGAPAAGGLKVGMAYDVGGRGDQSFNDAAAAGLDKAKTEFGADSKEAAATNGESASARQERLQQLVDAGYTNIVAVGFAYAPAVGKVAKANPDVKFAIVDDASPDSAGANVDQITFAENEGSFLVGAAAALKSTTGKIGFVGGVQTDLIKKFEAGYEAGAKAVNPAIKIDVKYLTQPPDFSGFSSVDKGKAAADGMYQGGDDIVFHAAGGSGGGVFTAAKNAGKLAIGVDSDQALTAAPDVRDVIMTSMIKKVDVAVYDFIKSVKDGSFKAGNNVYDLKAGGVDYSTTGGKVDDIKAKLDAYKAQIIAGTIKVPVTPGS; from the coding sequence ATGGGTCTTACGGCGTGCGGGAGCAGCACGTCCACCGGGACGGGCAGCGCCTCGGGCACCGGGGCCCCGGCGGCCGGTGGCCTCAAGGTCGGCATGGCCTACGACGTGGGCGGGCGCGGCGACCAGTCGTTCAACGACGCCGCCGCGGCGGGCCTCGACAAGGCCAAGACCGAGTTCGGCGCCGACTCCAAGGAGGCGGCCGCCACCAACGGCGAGTCCGCCTCGGCCCGGCAGGAGCGGCTCCAGCAGCTCGTCGACGCCGGCTACACCAACATCGTCGCCGTGGGCTTCGCCTACGCCCCGGCCGTGGGCAAGGTCGCCAAGGCCAACCCCGACGTGAAGTTCGCCATCGTCGACGACGCCTCGCCCGACTCGGCCGGGGCCAACGTCGACCAGATCACCTTCGCCGAGAACGAGGGCTCGTTCCTCGTCGGTGCGGCGGCCGCGCTCAAGTCGACGACGGGCAAGATCGGCTTCGTCGGTGGCGTGCAGACCGACCTGATCAAGAAGTTCGAGGCGGGCTACGAGGCCGGTGCCAAGGCGGTCAACCCGGCCATCAAGATCGACGTCAAGTACCTCACCCAGCCGCCGGACTTCTCCGGCTTCTCGTCGGTCGACAAGGGCAAGGCTGCGGCCGACGGCATGTACCAGGGCGGCGACGACATCGTCTTCCACGCGGCTGGAGGCTCCGGTGGTGGCGTCTTCACCGCGGCGAAGAACGCCGGCAAGCTCGCCATCGGCGTCGACTCCGACCAGGCGCTCACTGCTGCTCCCGACGTCCGCGACGTCATCATGACCTCGATGATCAAGAAGGTCGACGTCGCGGTCTACGACTTCATCAAGTCGGTCAAGGACGGCTCCTTCAAGGCCGGCAACAACGTCTACGACCTCAAGGCCGGCGGTGTGGACTACTCCACGACCGGTGGCAAGGTCGACGACATCAAGGCCAAGCTCGACGCCTACAAGGCCCAGATCATCGCCGGCACGATCAAGGTCCCGGTCACGCCCGGCTCCTGA
- a CDS encoding ABC transporter permease, translated as MSTTTRPEAPATGPTSARVTTGRHPWWFWLAVVGGAVLVLATVRVITGANDIDSAGALAAAIALAMPIGLAGLGGLWSERAGVVNIGLQGMMVLGTWGGAFFGYHYGPWVGILGAILLGVAGGAVHALATVIVGVDHIVSGVALNLLGPGVASYLAVRTFSDLPGGGPTQSPPLEKLPALSIPGVGDALTSLERSHTWLVADLAGILRALTTNVNVLTIIAIVLLVGTWYILWRTPFGLRLRSCGEAPEAAETLGVDVVRYKFVAVLISGGMAGLAGGFLVLVASNLYREGQEGGRGFIGLAAMIFGNWRPGGLAGGAVLFGYTDAIQLRGSADVIRAFLLPVGIGLILWGAWQLWRRRQGKPVTGVVTVVMGVLAMVWFLLTSRVPDEFTGMTPYVATLLVLAFASQRLRMPAADGRVYRKGEAG; from the coding sequence ATGAGCACGACCACGCGGCCGGAAGCCCCCGCCACCGGGCCGACCTCGGCTCGCGTCACGACTGGTCGCCATCCCTGGTGGTTCTGGCTGGCCGTCGTCGGTGGCGCAGTGCTCGTGCTCGCGACGGTGCGGGTCATCACGGGAGCCAACGACATCGACTCGGCCGGTGCGCTGGCGGCGGCCATCGCCCTCGCCATGCCGATCGGTCTCGCCGGGCTCGGCGGCCTCTGGAGCGAGCGCGCCGGCGTGGTCAACATCGGTCTCCAGGGGATGATGGTCCTCGGCACCTGGGGCGGCGCGTTCTTCGGCTACCACTACGGCCCGTGGGTCGGCATCCTCGGGGCGATCCTGCTCGGGGTCGCCGGCGGGGCGGTGCACGCACTCGCCACGGTGATCGTGGGCGTCGACCACATCGTCTCCGGGGTGGCGCTCAACCTCCTCGGCCCCGGGGTGGCGTCCTACCTCGCGGTGCGCACCTTCAGTGACCTGCCCGGTGGCGGTCCGACCCAGTCGCCCCCCCTGGAGAAGCTGCCCGCGCTCAGCATCCCGGGCGTGGGTGACGCGCTCACGTCGCTCGAGAGGTCGCACACCTGGCTCGTCGCCGACCTCGCCGGCATCCTGCGCGCGCTGACGACCAACGTCAACGTGCTGACCATCATCGCCATCGTGCTGCTCGTGGGCACGTGGTACATCCTGTGGCGTACCCCCTTCGGTCTGCGGCTGCGCTCGTGCGGCGAGGCCCCCGAGGCCGCCGAGACCCTGGGGGTCGACGTCGTCCGCTACAAGTTCGTCGCGGTCCTCATCTCCGGGGGGATGGCGGGCCTGGCCGGCGGCTTCCTCGTGCTCGTCGCCTCGAACCTCTACCGCGAGGGGCAGGAGGGTGGGCGCGGCTTCATCGGCCTCGCCGCGATGATCTTCGGCAACTGGCGTCCCGGCGGCCTCGCCGGTGGGGCGGTGCTCTTCGGCTACACCGACGCGATCCAGCTGCGAGGCAGCGCCGACGTCATCCGCGCCTTCCTGCTGCCCGTCGGGATCGGCCTGATCCTGTGGGGGGCCTGGCAGCTGTGGCGCCGCCGGCAGGGCAAGCCGGTCACCGGTGTGGTCACCGTCGTCATGGGCGTGCTGGCGATGGTGTGGTTCCTGCTCACCTCGCGCGTGCCTGACGAGTTCACCGGCATGACGCCCTACGTCGCGACGCTGCTCGTGCTCGCCTTCGCCTCGCAACGGCTGCGGATGCCCGCGGCCGACGGCCGGGTCTACCGCAAGGGAGAGGCCGGATGA